One genomic window of Candidatus Cloacimonas sp. includes the following:
- a CDS encoding cold shock domain-containing protein: MKGKVKWFNKNKGYGFIITEDNKEYFVHWKSIVTNSPRELKVLEQDELVTFDLMETDKGIQAINIIRVNP; this comes from the coding sequence ATGAAAGGAAAAGTTAAATGGTTTAACAAGAATAAAGGTTATGGCTTTATTATTACAGAAGATAACAAAGAATACTTTGTCCATTGGAAATCTATCGTCACTAATTCTCCCCGGGAACTGAAAGTTTTAGAGCAGGATGAATTGGTTACTTTTGACCTAATGGAAACGGACAAAGGAATTCAGGCAATCAATATTATCAGGGTTAATCCCTGA
- a CDS encoding response regulator, with product MKPRILLVDDDRLLREVIGDFLYTHGFEVDLAEDAYYALEKFEPGKYHLALIDYMMPDMNGLELMKILLEKDPNLFCLIMTGYPTVDNAYQSIIDGASDYIVKPFELKELLNTINAYV from the coding sequence ATGAAACCAAGAATTCTTTTGGTTGATGATGACAGATTGCTGCGAGAAGTTATTGGCGATTTTTTATATACACATGGATTTGAAGTAGATTTAGCTGAAGATGCCTATTATGCTTTGGAAAAATTTGAACCGGGCAAATATCATCTGGCTTTAATAGATTATATGATGCCCGATATGAATGGATTAGAACTTATGAAAATCCTTCTGGAAAAGGACCCTAATCTATTTTGTTTGATAATGACAGGTTACCCTACTGTAGATAATGCTTATCAATCTATTATAGACGGCGCTTCAGATTATATTGTAAAGCCCTTTGAACTTAAAGAACTGTTGAATACTATCAATGCTTATGTATAA
- a CDS encoding D-alanine--D-alanine ligase translates to MEKIVVLKGGTSPEREVSLVSGSEITAALKAMGYLVTEMDPADYPYLSDFLAALQKEQPLLVFNGLHGGSGENGVLQATLSLAGIKHTGSNFKASCLSMDKYISKLIAIGEGIPVPKYIMMREDLLEDYQDTEDYSGFSNQLGLPIIVKPNDSGSSVGISRVENLEDLKPAVQKARQYSHSVLLEEYIPGRELTVTIIDSEAYPVVEIKPLEGWYDYTNKYTHGKTIYEAPADLEETVAKLLQLYALRLWKAFGLSGYARIDFRYDDVKPYFLEVNTLPGMTSLSLTPMSAKAAGMSFPDLLKKIINITINERR, encoded by the coding sequence ATGGAAAAAATTGTTGTTTTGAAAGGAGGGACTTCCCCTGAACGAGAGGTCTCCTTGGTAAGCGGTTCTGAAATAACTGCAGCTTTGAAAGCTATGGGCTATTTAGTTACCGAAATGGACCCTGCTGACTATCCTTATTTATCTGATTTTTTAGCTGCGTTACAAAAAGAACAGCCACTTCTGGTTTTTAACGGTTTACATGGAGGAAGCGGAGAAAATGGTGTTTTACAGGCAACATTGTCTCTTGCGGGAATAAAACATACTGGCTCAAACTTCAAAGCAAGCTGTTTAAGTATGGATAAATATATTTCCAAATTGATCGCCATCGGCGAAGGAATTCCTGTTCCTAAATATATAATGATGCGAGAAGACCTTTTGGAGGACTATCAAGATACGGAAGATTATTCTGGATTTTCCAATCAATTGGGTCTGCCAATAATAGTTAAGCCAAACGATTCTGGTTCTTCCGTAGGCATTAGCAGAGTGGAAAATTTGGAAGATTTGAAACCTGCCGTGCAAAAAGCAAGGCAATATTCTCATAGTGTTCTTTTAGAAGAATATATACCCGGCAGAGAGTTAACAGTTACCATAATTGATTCAGAAGCTTATCCCGTGGTAGAAATAAAGCCCCTTGAGGGTTGGTATGATTACACAAATAAATACACACACGGAAAAACAATCTATGAAGCCCCTGCCGATCTGGAAGAAACGGTTGCTAAACTATTACAACTTTATGCATTAAGGTTATGGAAAGCATTTGGCTTAAGCGGTTATGCCAGAATTGATTTTCGTTACGATGATGTTAAACCCTATTTTTTAGAAGTGAATACTTTGCCCGGTATGACATCTCTTTCTTTAACTCCTATGTCCGCTAAAGCTGCAGGAATGTCTTTTCCGGATTTATTAAAAAAAATAATCAACATTACCATCAATGAAAGGAGGTAA
- a CDS encoding FecR family protein, with translation MKRLLLIALTVVLAASLFAAEDSVALISASKGKVDLRRATKVVPHKTGDFLLNKDEIKTGGESFAAYKYIDGSSTVKVFANSVVRVIASTQNKKLAKKVELDKGSIYTQIKSNTGPFSVETPTTVASVKGTAFLTEFDENGQSTFIVTEGELALTILEQKETQSVKAGNTAIIQADGSYEINPSTKDDILKIEQAEIASKQEQENKKMSIPVVGPDGQTKYIEITW, from the coding sequence ATGAAAAGATTATTACTAATTGCATTAACAGTCGTTTTAGCTGCAAGTTTGTTTGCCGCAGAAGATTCCGTAGCTTTGATTTCTGCCTCTAAAGGTAAAGTTGACTTACGCAGAGCGACAAAAGTAGTTCCTCATAAGACCGGTGACTTTTTACTAAACAAAGATGAAATCAAAACCGGCGGAGAGTCATTTGCCGCATATAAATATATAGATGGCTCCTCAACTGTAAAGGTCTTTGCCAATTCCGTCGTTAGAGTTATTGCCTCCACGCAAAATAAAAAACTCGCTAAAAAAGTGGAACTGGATAAAGGCAGTATCTATACTCAAATAAAATCCAATACAGGTCCTTTTTCCGTAGAAACGCCAACTACGGTTGCTTCAGTAAAAGGAACCGCTTTTTTAACAGAATTTGATGAAAATGGACAATCCACTTTCATTGTCACTGAAGGAGAATTAGCGCTGACAATATTAGAACAAAAAGAAACACAATCAGTTAAAGCAGGAAACACGGCAATTATTCAAGCAGATGGCAGCTATGAAATTAATCCCAGCACAAAAGATGACATTCTGAAAATCGAACAAGCAGAGATTGCCTCCAAACAAGAACAAGAAAATAAAAAAATGAGCATACCCGTTGTTGGACCCGATGGACAAACAAAATACATAGAAATTACCTGGTAG